In one window of Pseudomonadota bacterium DNA:
- a CDS encoding Xaa-Pro peptidase family protein, producing MTPPDQQTAASLQKFNEFYALVPAAEISSRITALQKSLIEPGFGGCLLLQNTDIFYFAGTMQSGVLFIPARGEPVFWIRRSLERARTESPLNDIRPLETIDKTCREIKDRLPAGTSLGLELDVLPTRIFQRYVNELAQIQLSDISPLIRSLRALKSDYELECIKKACRIASEVFAVAKTLIRPGTTEIELQAELEYQARIRGHLGIARMHGWNNELFFGHVISGAAAATRGYMDAPTNGIGLSPAFPQGATINPLEPGIPVSIDFMINHNGYLSDATRMFCLGKPDKKLARAHQELLELNRRLLAAIKPGVKAESIFETAMDLADKMGYGDNFLGSGCDRVSFVGHGVGLEVDEFPFLARGSQQILEPGMVFALEPKFIFPGLGVATIENTYLLTADGVKQLTGDEENIIKV from the coding sequence GTGACCCCTCCTGACCAGCAAACCGCCGCGTCTCTGCAGAAATTCAACGAATTTTATGCTTTAGTACCGGCAGCGGAAATTTCCTCAAGAATTACCGCCCTGCAGAAAAGCCTGATTGAACCTGGCTTTGGCGGCTGTCTGCTGCTGCAGAATACCGATATTTTCTATTTTGCCGGGACGATGCAAAGTGGTGTCCTGTTTATCCCCGCCCGGGGGGAGCCGGTTTTCTGGATCCGTCGCAGCCTCGAGCGGGCCCGGACCGAATCCCCGCTGAACGATATCCGGCCTTTGGAGACGATTGACAAAACCTGCCGGGAAATCAAGGACCGGCTGCCGGCGGGAACATCCTTAGGCCTGGAACTTGACGTCCTGCCGACCCGGATATTTCAGCGCTATGTTAATGAGCTTGCTCAAATTCAACTGAGCGATATCAGCCCGCTCATCCGCAGCCTGCGGGCTTTGAAAAGCGACTATGAACTGGAATGCATCAAAAAAGCCTGCCGGATTGCCAGTGAAGTCTTTGCCGTCGCCAAAACCCTGATCAGGCCGGGGACCACCGAGATCGAGCTGCAGGCGGAGCTGGAATACCAGGCCAGAATCCGGGGACATCTGGGCATCGCCCGCATGCACGGCTGGAATAATGAACTTTTTTTCGGCCACGTGATTTCCGGCGCTGCCGCCGCCACTCGCGGCTATATGGACGCACCAACCAACGGCATCGGCCTCAGCCCGGCCTTTCCCCAGGGAGCAACCATTAACCCTCTGGAGCCGGGCATCCCGGTCAGCATTGACTTCATGATCAATCATAATGGCTACCTCAGTGACGCGACCCGGATGTTCTGTCTCGGAAAACCGGATAAAAAACTGGCCCGGGCCCACCAGGAGTTGCTGGAACTCAATCGCCGGCTGCTGGCGGCCATAAAACCGGGAGTGAAGGCTGAATCCATCTTTGAGACGGCCATGGACCTGGCAGATAAAATGGGCTACGGCGATAATTTTCTCGGTAGCGGCTGCGACCGGGTTTCTTTTGTCGGCCATGGGGTCGGCCTTGAAGTGGACGAATTCCCCTTTCTGGCCCGGGGCAGCCAGCAGATACTGGAACCGGGGATGGTCTTTGCCCTCGAACCAAAATTCATCTTCCCCGGCCTCGGGGTGGCCACCATTGAAAATACCTATCTTTTAACCGCTGACGGCGTTAAACAGCTGACCGGGGATGAGGAAAATATTATCAAGGTATAA
- a CDS encoding ATP-binding protein, giving the protein MYKRNVEKYLSSISTKYRCITLIGPRQSGKTTLARKFFKGFAYYNFENPDIRDAALYDPRHFLGGITSSAILDEIQKVPEIVSYLQEIIDDGEDKRRFVLTGSNNLKISEKISQSLAGRTRIIEILPFARNEFPAEVRFNDIDNTLFYGSYPRIFHEQLDPTEWLGDYLATYVEKDIRNIINIENLRSFDNFLRLTAGRTGQLVNYSSLAGDAGITHPTVQKWLSALETSYICFILQPHFKNFSKRITKAPKIYFYDTGLLCYLLRINQVDQLKIHPLRGAIFENWIISEYLKSFTNQGREAPLYFWRDQHGHEVDLVIDNGIDLDLIEIKSSMTFSRDCFKNINWLNKLQGKNDGICIYGGEKEIDLGHQKVIPWHRNFAKIKWNMKSRCAGN; this is encoded by the coding sequence ATGTATAAACGCAATGTTGAAAAGTACCTGTCATCAATCTCCACGAAGTACAGATGTATTACCCTGATCGGTCCGCGTCAGTCGGGAAAGACCACCCTGGCCAGAAAATTTTTCAAAGGTTTTGCTTACTATAACTTTGAAAATCCCGATATTCGGGACGCGGCCCTCTACGACCCGCGACATTTCCTTGGCGGCATAACGTCGTCGGCAATTCTCGACGAGATTCAAAAAGTGCCGGAAATCGTTTCCTACTTGCAGGAGATCATAGACGACGGGGAAGACAAACGCCGGTTTGTCCTTACCGGCTCCAACAACCTGAAAATATCAGAAAAGATATCTCAAAGTCTTGCCGGCAGGACCCGCATAATCGAGATACTGCCATTCGCCCGAAACGAGTTTCCCGCCGAGGTCAGGTTCAACGATATCGACAACACCCTCTTTTACGGCAGCTATCCAAGGATATTCCATGAACAACTCGATCCGACGGAATGGCTTGGCGATTATCTGGCTACTTATGTTGAAAAGGATATTAGAAACATAATCAATATAGAAAACCTCAGGTCTTTCGACAATTTTTTAAGGCTTACAGCCGGGAGAACCGGACAACTTGTAAATTACAGCTCGCTTGCCGGCGATGCCGGAATAACCCACCCCACTGTGCAAAAGTGGTTGAGCGCCCTTGAGACAAGCTATATCTGTTTTATTCTGCAACCCCATTTTAAAAACTTCAGCAAACGGATAACCAAGGCCCCCAAGATATATTTTTACGATACCGGGCTTCTATGCTATTTGCTCAGGATAAACCAGGTTGATCAACTCAAGATACATCCGTTAAGAGGCGCAATCTTCGAAAACTGGATTATTTCCGAATATCTCAAAAGTTTCACCAATCAGGGCAGAGAGGCGCCGCTTTATTTCTGGCGTGACCAGCACGGCCATGAGGTGGACCTGGTAATCGACAATGGAATAGATCTTGATCTCATAGAGATAAAGAGCAGTATGACGTTCAGCAGGGACTGTTTCAAGAATATAAACTGGCTCAACAAACTCCAGGGTAAAAACGACGGCATCTGTATCTATGGTGGAGAAAAAGAAATTGACCTTGGCCATCAAAAGGTTATCCCCTGGCACAGGAATTTCGCGAAAATCAAGTGGAATATGAAAAGCCGATGCGCAGGGAACTGA
- a CDS encoding ABC transporter ATP-binding protein, whose translation MATAQNEPLLKIDNVSLSFGGVNALLGVSIEVQKGEIFSIIGPNGAGKSSLFNSISGLYHPQRGKIYFKGQDITTMAPHKITALGIARTFQNIELFKGMTVLDNLMLGRHILMKTGLLSGGLFFGKAQREELAHRKVVEEIIDFLEIEHIRKTQVAMLPYGLQKRLELGRALALEPDLLIIDEPMAGMNLEETEDMARFILDINQERKITVFLIEHDMGVVMDISDRVSVLDFGELLATGTPEEVQQDPLVVKAYLGDEDVDLYKR comes from the coding sequence ATGGCTACTGCGCAGAATGAACCTTTGTTGAAAATCGATAATGTATCCCTGAGCTTCGGCGGGGTGAACGCCCTGCTGGGGGTCAGTATTGAGGTGCAAAAAGGGGAAATATTTTCGATTATCGGCCCCAATGGTGCCGGTAAATCCAGTTTGTTTAATTCCATCAGTGGGTTGTATCATCCCCAGCGGGGAAAAATTTATTTCAAGGGGCAGGACATAACTACTATGGCCCCTCACAAAATAACCGCCCTGGGAATCGCCCGAACCTTTCAGAATATCGAGCTTTTCAAGGGAATGACGGTGCTCGATAACCTGATGCTGGGCCGGCATATATTGATGAAAACCGGCTTGCTCAGCGGCGGTCTCTTTTTCGGCAAGGCCCAGCGTGAAGAACTGGCCCACCGGAAAGTGGTCGAAGAAATTATTGATTTTCTGGAGATTGAGCACATCCGGAAAACCCAGGTGGCCATGTTGCCCTACGGCTTGCAGAAGCGACTGGAATTGGGCCGGGCCCTGGCCCTCGAACCGGACCTGCTGATTATTGATGAACCGATGGCGGGGATGAACCTGGAAGAAACCGAGGATATGGCCCGTTTTATCCTTGATATCAACCAGGAGCGCAAGATAACCGTTTTCCTGATTGAACATGATATGGGAGTGGTAATGGATATCTCCGACCGGGTGTCCGTCCTTGATTTTGGTGAGCTGCTGGCTACGGGAACCCCCGAAGAAGTGCAGCAGGATCCGCTGGTGGTAAAGGCTTACCTGGGTGATGAGGATGTTGATTTGTATAAGAGGTAA
- a CDS encoding MerR family transcriptional regulator yields MTEAKSKNAPPLKAYRIGEMGKMLDMSSRTIRYYEEIGLLNTVKRMEGGRRIYTDNDLRRLRFIKKLKLLGLSLNDMAELERIYSIHRSNKKVLPRVVELLHRHSTEIDTRLKELSKLKNEIESYINRIEEKL; encoded by the coding sequence ATGACTGAAGCCAAGAGCAAAAATGCCCCTCCCCTCAAAGCTTATCGCATCGGAGAGATGGGCAAGATGCTGGATATGAGCTCCCGGACCATCCGTTATTATGAGGAAATCGGCCTGCTCAATACGGTCAAAAGGATGGAGGGCGGCCGGCGCATCTATACGGATAACGATCTGCGTCGCCTGCGGTTTATCAAAAAACTCAAACTCCTGGGCCTGTCGCTGAATGACATGGCCGAACTGGAGCGGATATACTCCATTCACCGGTCCAACAAGAAGGTCCTGCCCCGGGTGGTGGAACTCCTCCATCGCCACAGCACCGAGATTGATACCCGGCTCAAGGAACTGAGCAAGCTGAAAAATGAAATCGAGTCCTACATCAACCGCATCGAAGAAAAACTGTGA
- a CDS encoding ATP-binding protein, translated as MPAYMERYIAPFVKQDISRKMVFIGGPRQSGKTTLAKHLIDFSLHEQKGRYLNWDDAKDRENILRERFPAGPGCLVLDEIHKYNRWRQVLKGLFDKRGYELQILVTGSARLDYYRRGGDSLQGRYYFYRLFPLTLAELHSPTPDTVMDLLSYGGFPEPYLLASEKEAKRWSRDYRTRLIREDLRDLERVQDISSIEKLALRLPELVGSPLSLNGLREDLQVSHQSVSRWLTMLENLYMLFRIPPFGAPKIRAVKKEAKHYHWDWTLVKAGGKRFENLVACHLMKWCCFLQDTEGREMELRFFRDIDKREVDFVLMEDNRPIHFIECKTADKSGSRALKYLKKRFPRVSATQVLLTGEADIVDKNGIRSCPAHLFLNEFV; from the coding sequence ATGCCCGCATACATGGAACGTTATATCGCCCCCTTTGTGAAACAGGACATAAGCCGAAAAATGGTTTTTATCGGTGGTCCCAGGCAAAGCGGTAAAACAACTCTGGCTAAACACCTGATTGATTTTTCCCTCCACGAGCAGAAAGGCCGTTACCTGAACTGGGATGACGCGAAAGACCGGGAAAATATTTTAAGAGAGCGTTTCCCGGCAGGCCCTGGCTGCCTGGTCCTGGATGAAATACATAAATATAATCGTTGGCGCCAGGTTTTGAAAGGTCTTTTTGATAAACGAGGTTATGAGCTGCAGATTCTGGTGACCGGCAGCGCCAGGTTGGATTATTACCGTCGCGGTGGTGATTCACTCCAGGGTCGCTATTATTTTTACCGCCTGTTCCCCCTGACCCTTGCCGAGCTTCATAGTCCCACCCCCGATACCGTCATGGATCTTCTCAGTTACGGTGGTTTTCCGGAGCCCTACCTGCTGGCATCTGAAAAGGAGGCAAAGAGGTGGAGTCGTGATTACCGTACCCGGCTGATCAGGGAAGATCTGCGGGATCTGGAACGGGTCCAGGATATCAGCAGCATCGAAAAACTGGCTTTGCGTTTACCGGAACTTGTGGGCTCTCCACTATCTCTTAACGGGTTGCGCGAGGATCTGCAGGTATCCCACCAGTCGGTCTCCCGCTGGTTGACCATGCTGGAAAATCTTTATATGCTGTTTCGCATCCCCCCCTTCGGGGCTCCCAAAATCAGGGCGGTAAAAAAAGAAGCCAAGCATTATCATTGGGATTGGACCCTGGTGAAAGCGGGGGGGAAACGGTTTGAAAACCTGGTGGCCTGTCACCTGATGAAGTGGTGTTGTTTTCTTCAGGATACTGAAGGCAGGGAGATGGAACTGCGTTTTTTCAGGGATATTGACAAAAGAGAGGTGGACTTTGTGTTGATGGAAGACAATCGGCCCATCCATTTCATCGAGTGTAAAACAGCCGATAAAAGTGGGAGTCGAGCCCTCAAATATCTCAAAAAGAGATTTCCGCGGGTAAGTGCTACCCAGGTTTTATTAACGGGTGAAGCAGACATTGTAGATAAAAATGGAATCAGAAGCTGTCCGGCCCATCTTTTTCTCAATGAGTTTGTCTGA